In a genomic window of Candidatus Cloacimonas sp.:
- a CDS encoding thiamine diphosphokinase — protein sequence MSPSMLCAEKTRAYIFTNHAPKDIVSRYKNIQKTDHLIAVDKGIDQIDELGLNPYILIGDLDSIEPEMLEKYCHIPFHRHPTEKNETDTELALEWCLQQECYSEIIICNDMQGRFDHALAIAINLLKIKSPAGEKIPYPVPYRIESENQSIFILPDNIEFNNCQGKLLSLIPLSERIVFSRSQNLKYPLDSLIIRDYQSRGISNIITAAKAEILKTEGICLAVLEG from the coding sequence CCTATATTTTTACTAATCACGCCCCTAAAGATATTGTTTCCCGCTATAAAAATATCCAAAAAACAGACCATTTAATCGCTGTGGACAAAGGAATTGACCAGATTGATGAATTGGGCTTAAATCCTTATATCCTGATTGGAGACCTGGATTCTATAGAGCCCGAAATGCTGGAAAAATATTGCCATATCCCTTTCCATCGGCATCCCACCGAAAAAAACGAAACCGATACGGAACTGGCACTGGAGTGGTGTTTACAGCAGGAATGTTATAGTGAAATAATCATTTGCAACGATATGCAAGGTCGTTTTGACCACGCTTTAGCAATTGCCATAAACTTGTTGAAAATAAAAAGCCCTGCAGGCGAAAAAATTCCCTACCCTGTTCCCTATCGGATTGAAAGTGAAAACCAGTCCATTTTTATTTTACCGGATAACATTGAATTTAACAATTGCCAAGGAAAGCTGCTATCCCTTATTCCGCTATCGGAAAGGATTGTCTTTTCCCGGTCTCAAAACCTGAAATATCCTTTGGATAGCTTGATAATAAGGGATTATCAATCCCGGGGAATAAGTAATATTATCACTGCGGCTAAAGCCGAAATCCTGAAAACAGAAGGAATTTGCCTGGCAGTTCTGGAGGGCTGA